One segment of Panicum virgatum strain AP13 chromosome 3K, P.virgatum_v5, whole genome shotgun sequence DNA contains the following:
- the LOC120698454 gene encoding kinesin-like protein KIN-10C isoform X1: MAAASTPAGSAAPSSQPVRVVLRVRPFLPSEATSAAAPCVSLLGSHPGGEVTVQLKDQHTSRSEHYKLDAFFGPEDSISQIFDREVSTVIPGIFEGANATVFAYGATGSGKTYTMQGTEDFPGLIPLAASTVLALCTGTWCSVEISYYEVYMERCYDLLEPKAKEIMALDDKDGNMQLKGLSWVPVRSMEEFQELYSIGVQRRKVAHTGLNDASSRSHAVLSLRVRADVVKGRINLIDLAGSEDNRRTFNEGIRLQESAKINQSLFALSNVISALNKNELRIPYRESKLTRILQDSLGGSSRAVMIACLNPAEYQESVNTVSLAARSCHIGNFTSSASKQETPKVKVDMEAKLRAWLESKGKTKSIQRMDGLLSPIPIKTSFSMSHMKQPPSSRISCRSKAMDQDGGKIKKILFDPEVHVPSEKIPGEHMQNEVNTPKKAVLPSVTQCKEKHEASLRKALSPISSNVVPANQQISDNVMEPQTPIETSKIEKIPSATPLDKFNALGSNIKEAFVQQYLDFLNVANKEELQQLKGIGARRAEYILELREESPTPFKTLADLENTGLSSKQIQDILRKTTSGIFK, translated from the exons ATGGCGGCCGCCTCAACACCCGCTGGATCCGCCGCGCCCTCTTCGCAGCCGGTGCGCGTCGTGCTGCGCGTGCGCCCGTTCCTACCGTCGGAGGCCACCtctgcggcggcgccctgcgtctccctcctcGGCAGCCACCCCGGCGGCGAGGTCACCGTCCAGCTCAAGGACCAGCACACCAG CCGGAGCGAGCATTATAAGCTGGATGCATTCTTCGGTCCAGAGGACAGCATCAGCCAGATATTTGATCGGGAGGTCAGCACAGTGATCCCGGGCATATTCGAGGGGGCCAACGCCACTGTCTTCGCCTACGGGGCAACTGGCAGCGGAAAGACATACACGATGCAG GGCACCGAGGATTTTCCCGGGCTCATACCCTTGGCAGCTTCAACAGTACTGGCACTTTGCACCGGCACGTGGTGCTCTGTGGAGATATCTTACTATGAGGTGTACATGGAGCGGTGCTATGACCTGCTGGAGCCCAAAGCAAAGGAGATCATGGCCTTGGATGACAAAGATGGTAACATGCAGCTGAAGGGCTTGAGCTGG GTCCCTGTGCGATCTATGGAGGAATTCCAGGAGCTCTATTCCATAGGCGTGCAGAGAAGAAAAGTTGCCCACACTGGACTGAATGACGCTTCTAGTCGGAGCCATGCTGTGCTCTCTCTCAGGGTCAGAGCTGATGTTGTGAAAGGGAGGATTAACCTGATTGACTTGGCAG GCAGCGAGGACAATAGAAGGACTTTCAATGAGGGGATCCGCCTTCAAGAAAGTGCTAAGATCAACCAGTCATTGTTTGCATTGTCCAATGTAATTTCAGCTCTAAACAAGAATGAGCTCCGCATACCCTATAGAGAGAGCAAATTGACCCGCATACTACAAGATTCTCTAGGAGGCAGTAGTCGTGCTGTGATGATAGCATGCCTG AATCCTGCAGAATACCAGGAGTCAGTCAATACTGTAAGTCTGGCTGCTCGTTCATGCCACATTGGGAATTTTACAAGTTCAGCAAGCAAGCAAGAAACCCCCAAGGTCAAGGTTGATATGGAGGCAAAATTGCGAGCATGGTTGGAATCAAAGGGGAAAACAAAGAGCATCCAAAGAATGGATGGTCTTCTTTCCCCAATTCCCATCAAGACTTCATTTTCTATGAGCCATATGAAGCAACCACCATCTTCCAGAATCTCTTGTAGATCTAAGGCAATGGATCAAGATGGTGGTAAAATCAAGAA GATTCTTTTCGATCCAGAAGTCCATGTACCCAGTGAAAAAATACCAGGAGAGCACATGCAAAATGAAGTAAATACACCAAAGAAAG CAGTGCTTCCTTCAGTAACTCAATGCAAAGAAAAGCATGAAGCTTCTCTCAGGAAAGCTCTTTCACCAATTTCTTCCAATGTGGTGCCTGCGAACCAGCAAATATCTGATAATGTCATGGAACCCCAAACTCCAATAGAAACATCTAAAATTGAGAAGATTCCTAGTGCAACGCCACTGGATAAATTCAATGCGCTAGGGTCTAACATAAAG GAAGCTTTTGTCCAGCAGTACCTTGACTTCTTAAATGTTGCAAACAA GGAAGAGTTACAGCAATTGAAA GGAATTGGCGCGAGGAGAGCAGAATATATCCTTGAATTACGGGAGGAGTCACCAACACCATTCAAAACT CTTGCGGATTTGGAAAACACAGGCCTCTCATCAAAACAG ATCCAAGACATCCTTAGAAAGACGacctctggaatcttcaaatgA
- the LOC120698454 gene encoding kinesin-like protein KIN-10C isoform X2, giving the protein MAAASTPAGSAAPSSQPVRVVLRVRPFLPSEATSAAAPCVSLLGSHPGGEVTVQLKDQHTSRSEHYKLDAFFGPEDSISQIFDREVSTVIPGIFEGANATVFAYGATGSGKTYTMQGTEDFPGLIPLAASTVLALCTGTWCSVEISYYEVYMERCYDLLEPKAKEIMALDDKDGNMQLKGLSWVPVRSMEEFQELYSIGVQRRKVAHTGLNDASSRSHAVLSLRVRADVVKGRINLIDLAGSEDNRRTFNEGIRLQESAKINQSLFALSNVISALNKNELRIPYRESKLTRILQDSLGGSSRAVMIACLNPAEYQESVNTVSLAARSCHIGNFTSSASKQETPKVKVDMEAKLRAWLESKGKTKSIQRMDGLLSPIPIKTSFSMSHMKQPPSSRISCRSKAMDQDGGKIKKILFDPEVHVPSEKIPGEHMQNEVNTPKKVLPSVTQCKEKHEASLRKALSPISSNVVPANQQISDNVMEPQTPIETSKIEKIPSATPLDKFNALGSNIKEAFVQQYLDFLNVANKEELQQLKGIGARRAEYILELREESPTPFKTLADLENTGLSSKQIQDILRKTTSGIFK; this is encoded by the exons ATGGCGGCCGCCTCAACACCCGCTGGATCCGCCGCGCCCTCTTCGCAGCCGGTGCGCGTCGTGCTGCGCGTGCGCCCGTTCCTACCGTCGGAGGCCACCtctgcggcggcgccctgcgtctccctcctcGGCAGCCACCCCGGCGGCGAGGTCACCGTCCAGCTCAAGGACCAGCACACCAG CCGGAGCGAGCATTATAAGCTGGATGCATTCTTCGGTCCAGAGGACAGCATCAGCCAGATATTTGATCGGGAGGTCAGCACAGTGATCCCGGGCATATTCGAGGGGGCCAACGCCACTGTCTTCGCCTACGGGGCAACTGGCAGCGGAAAGACATACACGATGCAG GGCACCGAGGATTTTCCCGGGCTCATACCCTTGGCAGCTTCAACAGTACTGGCACTTTGCACCGGCACGTGGTGCTCTGTGGAGATATCTTACTATGAGGTGTACATGGAGCGGTGCTATGACCTGCTGGAGCCCAAAGCAAAGGAGATCATGGCCTTGGATGACAAAGATGGTAACATGCAGCTGAAGGGCTTGAGCTGG GTCCCTGTGCGATCTATGGAGGAATTCCAGGAGCTCTATTCCATAGGCGTGCAGAGAAGAAAAGTTGCCCACACTGGACTGAATGACGCTTCTAGTCGGAGCCATGCTGTGCTCTCTCTCAGGGTCAGAGCTGATGTTGTGAAAGGGAGGATTAACCTGATTGACTTGGCAG GCAGCGAGGACAATAGAAGGACTTTCAATGAGGGGATCCGCCTTCAAGAAAGTGCTAAGATCAACCAGTCATTGTTTGCATTGTCCAATGTAATTTCAGCTCTAAACAAGAATGAGCTCCGCATACCCTATAGAGAGAGCAAATTGACCCGCATACTACAAGATTCTCTAGGAGGCAGTAGTCGTGCTGTGATGATAGCATGCCTG AATCCTGCAGAATACCAGGAGTCAGTCAATACTGTAAGTCTGGCTGCTCGTTCATGCCACATTGGGAATTTTACAAGTTCAGCAAGCAAGCAAGAAACCCCCAAGGTCAAGGTTGATATGGAGGCAAAATTGCGAGCATGGTTGGAATCAAAGGGGAAAACAAAGAGCATCCAAAGAATGGATGGTCTTCTTTCCCCAATTCCCATCAAGACTTCATTTTCTATGAGCCATATGAAGCAACCACCATCTTCCAGAATCTCTTGTAGATCTAAGGCAATGGATCAAGATGGTGGTAAAATCAAGAA GATTCTTTTCGATCCAGAAGTCCATGTACCCAGTGAAAAAATACCAGGAGAGCACATGCAAAATGAAGTAAATACACCAAAGAAAG TGCTTCCTTCAGTAACTCAATGCAAAGAAAAGCATGAAGCTTCTCTCAGGAAAGCTCTTTCACCAATTTCTTCCAATGTGGTGCCTGCGAACCAGCAAATATCTGATAATGTCATGGAACCCCAAACTCCAATAGAAACATCTAAAATTGAGAAGATTCCTAGTGCAACGCCACTGGATAAATTCAATGCGCTAGGGTCTAACATAAAG GAAGCTTTTGTCCAGCAGTACCTTGACTTCTTAAATGTTGCAAACAA GGAAGAGTTACAGCAATTGAAA GGAATTGGCGCGAGGAGAGCAGAATATATCCTTGAATTACGGGAGGAGTCACCAACACCATTCAAAACT CTTGCGGATTTGGAAAACACAGGCCTCTCATCAAAACAG ATCCAAGACATCCTTAGAAAGACGacctctggaatcttcaaatgA